The nucleotide window CTTCTCAAATTGATTCGCTCTTTTAATTTGATCTTTACCCTACGCAATTCTTAGATAAATGAGGCGGATTATTGTGGAAAGATTAGTTGAGatgttagaattctattcatgTGTCGTGGGAGTAATATTAACTTCTTTCTTTGCTCTTGATGGGTCGGGTTCGTGATCACTTCTCATGGTTTGCGTATGCTCGTGATTGTCTGGCTTCGTTGCCGATCTGAGATTCCTTTGGTCATCAATATTTGTACATCTCGTTTTCTATTAAAGAAATTTCTTGTTCTTATCGGCCCAACAAAACCCTAAAATATTCTGCCACATCATGCCAAGTCCAGTTTATAAATATTGACAAATATGATTTGCAAGTTCAAGTGATATCATGTGTAGGCACATAGCTTCTGTGGATAATTCTCATGAAATCTGTCTAAGAAAGAAGGAAACAAAAGGATTTGACTGtcgtaaagttttttttttttctaaataagtTCTTCTGTAGGCTTCTtcaactttttttcttttaattttactcCTATCCACAGATTTCACAAGAATTTAGACAACAAGTAGACTGGAATACGTAGATGGTTGTCTTGAATTTCCTACTTTACATACCTTTTACCCCTCAAATTGgatagaaaaagaggaaaaaatttTATGCTTCCTTCATGTGACTTTGTTTTACTGACAATGGTCGTCGCAACAACGTTCTCCTTAAAAGCTTAGGATTTATTCATGCAGTGGAGTGTATTTGTATTGACGGGTTCATGGTATGCCTTCAAATAATAAAAACAAGTAAGCACTGAATGTAGAGTGAAACATACTGTACTTTGGGTGATCAAAATGCATATCATGCTTTGAGTGCCCAATATATCCTTTCATATTGTGCAAAAAGTATCCATTTTTTGAAGGTGCCAATCAAAGCTGGAAATGGAAGAGGTTGTGGCGAATATATTGATGAACGATTAGTCTGAGTTCCTATGATCAATGAATTAACAGAATATATTGAAACTTCCCAAGGTATCAGCTTCAAGCTGCAAGTGGAAGTATAATGAATAAATTTTACTGTAAGGTTTAGTCTCGTTTGATAAATGTAATAAAAATGTCACTactttattttcttaaaattaaGGCACCAACTTGGCATAACTTCAGTTGTTTGTGTTTTTTCCTCATTTGTATCCATTAAAGCATTCATCATGGTTAATCGTTATTTGCATTTCATACATGATAAATGATGACCTAATCTTTATCTGTAGGTGGTGCTGAAAGGTTGATTGTCGATGCAGCCGTTCAACTAGCATCGCATGGGCATAGTGTTCACCTTTTTACATCACATCATGACAAGAATCGATGTTTTGAGGAGACTGTTGCTGGTGAGTATGTTCTGGGTTTTGTCATTTAAGCTGCAATACTATCAGAACATTGACAACTAAGCACTACCAAACCATTGGAAACTAAGATTTTGAAATTAAAAATGTGAAATGTGCATTGAATATTCTTGACAAGTAGTTGTATTACACAACTTTCAATTGTTCTAGGGTTTAGTGATGACTTTATTAACATCAGAATGAAACGATTGGTTGTTTGTCGTATTGCACAATTCTAGGACTGGTTGTTAGCTAAAATATCTCTCATGTAATTTCCATGAAAAACAATATAGTTAAGAACTTATTTGAATTTCCAGACCATTTAATTAGCTAAAAGGCATGAATCGTTGAGCTTGGTGTTGCTTGTTCATTGCTGTAGATACCGTGAAAATTTTCCAAACCATTGCATTTCACAAGCTGTCCCAGAAGGGTGGGTGAATTGAGCAAATTTTGTTTTGGTTTTATGCAGATACTTAAGCAGTTAAGCGGAATTGAGTAACGAACTAATGATGCTAacaattttgtcaacatttttcAGGTCCTTTTTCAGTTAAAGTATATGGTGGGTTCCTGCCTCGCCACATATTCTACCGCTTTCATGCATTATGTGCATATCTTCGATGTATTTTTGTTGCACTCTGTGTTCTTCTTTCATGGCCTGCATTCGATGTTATACTGGCGGACCAGGTCTCTGTTGTCATTCCACTGCTGAAACTAAAACGGTCAACAAAGGTATTATCCTTGGTTTTGTGATTCATTCAAACTTTTAAGACTTTGGAATTTATGGTGATGGATCATTGAGTCTCTTTTAGATATTATTCTACTGCCATTTTCCTGATTTGTTGCTGGCACAACACACAACTATGCTTAGGAGGATATACCGCTGTCCAATTGACATGATCGAAGAAGCAACTACAGGTCATCTGCTGAAATCTCTTTATTTTgggttttgctcttcttggcacaTGTATTTGCTTCAGTATTCTCTACAATTTTCCATGTGCTCATCAGTATTCGCTGTTGGTTGATTTATGATGTGTACAGGTATGGCAGATCTAATCTTAGTCAACAGCAAATACACTGCATCTGTATTTGCCACAACCTTCTGTCGAATCCATTCAAGAGGAACTCGTCCTGCTGTACTCTATCCAGCAGTTAATGTTGAACAGTTTGACGGGCCTTGCACCTACAAGTAACTGACATACTCGTATATATCTTGCCATCTTCACTGGTTTAATATGATTCTAGGATACCACTGTAGGAGCTTTAGATCATATATCAACTTTGTGCATGTGTTGAGTCCGTTAAAGTTTTGAATTTTTCTATATTGCTCAGGTTGAATTTCCTTTCAGTAAACCGCTTTGAAAGGAAAAAGAACCTTCAATTGGCGATATCAGCATTTGCATTTCTTCGTTCGTTTGGAAGTGCATCTCCTAGTTATGCCGAGGCTACATTGACAATTGCAGGTGATTATATATTTCGAttactttctttcttcttcatatgGTTTGGTCAGTGTGGTTTGGAcctttttcttaattttctcaGTAAGTCCTAGTTCTTTAGAGACTTAAAATATGATATAATCATATAGAGTGGTGCATGTTTGTTCAAGTTACTAATAAAATAATAGGTGGAGTCTGGGCAGGGAAGTATGTTGGGTATGTAACATGGAGAAATAATTAAATGGATTTCAAAGCAAGGCAAATCATGCATTGCCTTGCTGGGCATGCAAGTCCATATTGATTGACATGTGTTTTATCAGAATTGTGTCCGCACAGGGCATGACTACTGCTATGGCATAAATCCACTCACTGACATACCTCCTAAAATGATAAGGAATTCCTTGCTGTTGAAACTCCATGTATTGTGTTTCCATGAGTCCCAAATAACCACAGCTTATATTGTGATATACCTGATCATTTTTGCTCACAAAATTTTGAGGATTGGGTAGGTATTCCTAGTTTATGTTATGCTAGAGAAATTTGATACCATTTGACCTCATAATCACCATAAGACCTTGACCTTTATGTGAGATTTAGAATATTGCAATGTGACACTCCCATGTCGTATCATGTCAGCATGTGCCAAATTAGCCACTAACATATATTGGTTAGCTTTGTGGACTAATCCAATGTTTATAAGACTTGTATGTGATTATTAAATAAACACGTCAGCGTGATCTTGCATGAAACTGACCAACTTTACCACAAAAAAATTTCCGATGAGGAAAGAAAGAGGGTTTAACTTCAAATTTATACATTTGAGCTATTCAAGCTCATCAGTGTCAGGTCAGCTCTGATATAAGAATAGCCTGCCAACCCGTGAATTTGACTTAGCCTCTACAGTGCAAAGCGAAGGTTATGATAGACTCTAggtgttttttttatttcttcataCTCTTGATGATTACATAAGGTTACTGTTCTCATCTATAAGATTGAAGAAGTTACAAGCTATGAACTGCATGACAGGCAAGCATCTTTATGCACTTTGTTACAGGTGGCTATGATAAACGCCTCAAGGAAAATGTTGAGTACCTAGACGAACTAAAGAGGTTGGCAGAAGTCGAGGGAGTATCAGAACATGTTGAATTTGTTACATCTTGCACAACAGCAGAAAGAAATAAATTACTCTCAGAATGCATCGCTGTTTTGTACACGCCAAAGGTAATTTTGTGCAGATGGTTTTGCTTGGATTGTATTTAATTACATTGTTCTTTAGCTGTTGGATATTCCATGTTTTTCCTATGGTCTAGCCAAAATCCAAGTTACGAGTGAGATTTCTTTTTCCTCATAGTTCTACAGTGTGAGCACCACTTGTGTTTTCCACTGATCACCTTCCTATGATGATTAGAAACTTGCGATAGTCATCACGTAACCTCTGTTTGCTCTCTTTGCTACTGGAGTTCACTTGTTTTTTCACTTGTTAAATGATGGCTAGTACAGGCCATCCAAAAGGTAACTCCTACAATCATACTGCGACTCTATTTTCCTGTGCTTGCACTAATTAATCATGAGACTGCCTCTTAGTATGTTGTGACCCAACATTAATCATGGTCAGCATATTTTTATTGACAATGAAATCACTGTATCCTGCAGGTGTATCGTATAAGTTGTAAACTCTTTCCCTTTGTGCTTTAGAATTTAGATACATCATATCCTTATAAGAT belongs to Musa acuminata AAA Group cultivar baxijiao chromosome BXJ3-5, Cavendish_Baxijiao_AAA, whole genome shotgun sequence and includes:
- the LOC103983835 gene encoding uncharacterized protein LOC103983835, giving the protein MTKNDGNANKKLKIAIIHPDLGIGGAERLIVDAAVQLASHGHSVHLFTSHHDKNRCFEETVAGPFSVKVYGGFLPRHIFYRFHALCAYLRCIFVALCVLLSWPAFDVILADQVSVVIPLLKLKRSTKILFYCHFPDLLLAQHTTMLRRIYRCPIDMIEEATTGMADLILVNSKYTASVFATTFCRIHSRGTRPAVLYPAVNVEQFDGPCTYKLNFLSVNRFERKKNLQLAISAFAFLRSFGSASPSYAEATLTIAGGYDKRLKENVEYLDELKRLAEVEGVSEHVEFVTSCTTAERNKLLSECIAVLYTPKDEHFGIVPLEAMAASKPVIACNSGGPLETIKHDVTGFLCEPTPSEFAQAMSKLLTDPEMAVRMGKEARDHVTQHFSTKAFGEQLNHSVLDVYHHRIE